From Echeneis naucrates chromosome 7, fEcheNa1.1, whole genome shotgun sequence, one genomic window encodes:
- the pnpla1 gene encoding patatin-like phospholipase domain-containing protein 2 translates to MATYQLGVTQCFITYAPWILRTAPCVLGASAGSLVAAAVVCEISPITICDEMLHFAEQLKVFTLGPFNPSVNVLQWLECVLHKHLPSDAHQLASGRLGVSTTRLNDGKQIVISQFQSKEELVQALLCSCFVPGYCGMLPPSFNGVYYIDGGFTSMQPVMSGTCSRTLTVSPFSGDTDICPADIPARWDMVVSGTTIKGNVANSFRVLNALFPLALETAVEEEEMKMKKKKALLASFVDNTCTQMMLMDSSTGNHETEEPPLHFDMINNVLLGNVVTYLSMLGLPEKILFYLLLPLMLWFYVVLRGGQRMELMFRQGPELLFWTWCSLRCSFFFLSDIFVLTLKKNLMDRVFPIIFLIQWLLPQYVVLQHSTAWNNFSFPAHSENIKRRCLR, encoded by the exons ATGGCCACCTACCAGTTAGGTGTCACTCAGTGCTTTATAACTTATGCACCCTGGATATTGCGCACAGCACCCTGTGTTCTTGGGGCGTCTGCTGGATCTCTGGTCGCAGCCGCTGTGGTCTGTGAAATCAGCCCAA TTACCATTTGTGATGAAATGCTGCATTTTGCTGAACAGCTGAAGGTTTTCACACTTGGGCCATTTAACCCCTCAGTCAATGTGCTCCAATGGTTAGAGTGTGTTTTACACAAACATCTTCCATCTGATGCGCACCAACTGGCCAGTGGTCGTCTTGGTGTGAGTACGACCCGCCTGAATGATGGCAAGCAGATTGTCATCTCTCAGTTTCAGTCCAAAGAGGAACTGGTACAG GCTCTACTGTGTAGCTGCTTTGTGCCTGGGTACTGCGGCATGCTGCCTCCATCCTTCAACGGAGTA TATTATATAGATGGGGGCTTCACCAGCATGCAGCCTGTCATGAGTGGAACCTGCAGCCGAACCTTGACAGTATCTCCGTTCTCTGGAGACACTGACATCTGCCCTGCAGACATACCTGCCAGGTGGGACATGGTCGTGAGTGGAACCACAATAAAGGGGAACGTGGCCAACAGCTTCAGGGTGCTCAATGCTCTTTTCCCCCTGGCTTTAGAG ACCGctgtagaggaggaggagatgaagatgaaaaaaaagaaggctcTGTTGGCATCTTTTGTAGACAACACATGTACGCAGATGATGCTGATGGACAGCTCAACTGGAAATCATGAAACTGAAGAACCACCTCTCCATTTTGATATGATAAACAATG ttctGCTGGGCAATGTGGTGACTTATTTGAGCATGCTGGGACTCCCTGAGAAAATCCTCTTTTACCTCCTCCTTCCACTCATGCTGTGGTTTTATGTTGTACTCCGGGGAGGGCAAAG AATGGAGTTGATGTTCAGGCAGGGTCCAGAGTTGCTTTTCTGGACTTGGTGTAGCCTGAGatgctccttcttcttcctttccgACATATTTGTCTTGACCCTCAAGAAAAACTTAATGGACAG GGTTTTCCCAATCATCTTCCTCATTCAGTGGCTACTACCACAATATGTTGTGCTGCAACACTCAACAGCTTGGAATAACTTTTCCTTTCCTGCCCATTCAGAAAATATCAAGCGTAGGTGTTTGCGCTGA
- the kcna10a gene encoding potassium voltage-gated channel subfamily A member 10, whose amino-acid sequence MEVAMVDFESLDELDISLGDEVDAYADETTALTVDLPTEHNSPGSNYFLRAPQLSSSPSHHSQVSSCVWESTSSTPVPARQTLGVPQSPTMLTPSRRERSSCASMISNWKLLLNSEGTKESETIFSRLAKECCEDLFVDKRGLDDGDQKVIINIAGLRFETQLKTLDQFPDTLLGDPLKRMDYFDPMRNEYFFDRNRPSFDGILYYYQSGGKVRRPANVPLDVFADEIVFYELGNEAMEQFREDEGFIKDVEIPLPTNDVCRQFWLLFEYPESSNAARGVALVSVFVIVISIIIFCMETLPEFRDDSESVVPTPVQLFNQTRGYTSVVPPSAKPTTFSDPFFIIETACIAWFFFELCVRFLVCPSKKEFFHNLMNIIDIISIIPYFVTVFTELVTTPEESSGQNMSLAILRIIRLVRVFRIFKLSRHSKGLQILGQTLKASMRELGLLIFFLFIGVILFSSAIYFAEVDEPNTQFVSIPDGFWWAVVTMTTVGYGDMCPITMGGKMVGTLCAIAGVLTIALPVPVIVSNFNYFYHRETEAEDKLPLADALEEAMKTETGTKQGSSTSLNIANGIWQSEKVI is encoded by the coding sequence ATGGAGGTGGCCATGGTAGACTTTGAGAGCCTGGATGAGCTTGACATCAGCCTTGGGGACGAGGTGGATGCCTATGCTGATGAGACCACGGCTCTCACAGTGGACCTGCCCACAGAGCACAACAGTCCAGGCAGCAACTACTTCCTGCGAGCCCCTCAACTTTCCTCCTCACCTTCTCACCATAGCCAGGTGTCCTCTTGTGTTTGGGAATCCACTTCATCTACACCCGTCCCCGCGAGACAAACACTGGGAGTACCCCAGTCCCCAACTATGCTAACTCCAAGCAGACGAGAACGGAGTAGCTGTGCAAGCATGATTTCCAACTGGAAATTACTACTAAATAGTGAGGGCACCAAGGAAAGTGAGACCATCTTCAGTCGGCTTGCAAAGGAGTGCTGCGAGGATCTGTTTGTAGATAAACGAGGGCTGGATGATGGAGACCAGAAAGTCATCATCAACATTGCTGGTCTTAGATTTGAAACACAGCTCAAAACATTGGACCAATTTCCAGACACACTTCTGGGAGACCCTTTGAAGAGGATGGACTACTTTGATCCAATGAGGAACGAATACTTCTTTGATCGGAACCGACCCAGCTTTGACGGTATCTTGTATTACTACCAGTCGGGGGGTAAGGTCAGACGACCAGCTAATGTTCCCCTTGATGTGTTTGCAGATGAAATTGTTTTCTATGAGCTTGGAAACGAGGCCATGGAGCAGTTCAGAGAAGACGAAGGATTCATAAAGGATGTTGAGATTCCACTACCAACTAATGATGTTTGTAGACAATtctggctgctgtttgaatATCCAGAGAGTTCCAATGCAGCCCGGGGTGTGGCACTAGTGTCcgtttttgttattgtcataTCCatcattattttctgcatggaAACTCTTCCAGAGTTCAGGGATGACTCTGAGTCAGTTGTGCCCACACCTGTACAACTTTTCAACCAAACCAGAGGTTACACTTCTGTGGTTCCCCCGAGTGCAAAGCCCACAACTTTCTCTGATCCCTTTTTCATCATTGAGACCGCCTGCATTGCCTGGTTCTTCTTCGAGCTATGTGTAAGATTTTTGGTCTGTCCAAGCAAAAAGGAGTTTTTCCACAACCTCATGAACATCATTGACATTATATCCATCATCCCTTATTTTGTTACTGTGTTTACGGAATTGGTCACAACGCCAGAAGAGAGCTCAGGACAGAACATGTCTTTGGCCATCCTGCGTATCATCCGCCTTGTCAGGGTGTTTCGTATATTCAAACTCTCACGTCACTCAAAGGGGCTGCAGATCCTGGGTCAGACTTTGAAGGCCAGCATGCGTGAGCTGGGCCTActcatatttttccttttcattggaGTCATCCTCTTCTCCAGTGCTATCTATTTTGCTGAGGTAGATGAACCTAACACACAGTTTGTAAGCATCCCTGATGGCTTCTGGTGGGCCGTGGTTACCATGACCACTGTAGGCTACGGGGACATGTGTCCCATTACAATGGGGGGTAAGATGGTGGGCACCCTGTGCGCCATCGCTGGTGTGCTGACCATTGCTTTGCCTGTCCCTGTTATTGTTTCCAACTTCAACTACTTCTACCatagagagacagaagcagaagaCAAGTTGCCCTTGGCAGATGCTCTTGAGGAAGCCATGAAGACTGAGACAGGTACAAAGCAGGGCAGCAGCACCTCACTAAATATAGCCAATGGCATCTGGCAGAGTGAGAAAGTGATATAA